The Amycolatopsis methanolica 239 nucleotide sequence GGCGGCCGACGGCACGTGCTCGATCGACGAGTCGGTGGTCAAGGAGCTCGCCGCCGAGGCCTCCGCGCTGCTGGACGGCGGGGTCACGCTGACCGCCGCGTCCTGGAAGCTCGGCCGCAAGCCCATTCCCGGCGACGGCGAGCCGGTGTTCGGCGAGCTGTCCGCCGTGCAGCGGTGCCACGTCGCCTTCACCCACTCCGGCGCGACGCTCGGCCTGATCGCCGGCGAGCTGCTGGCAGGCGAGATCCGCACCGGCGAGCCCCACCCGATGCTGGAGCCCTTCCGGCCGGACCGCTTCCGGCCCTGAAACCCGCAAGGAGATCCGTTGACCGACCACGACACGCGGGCGTCCGCGCCCGCCTCGACGGACCTGCGCTCGCGGCGCAAAGTGCTCATGTCCGCGATGCTCGGCAACGTCGTCGAGTACTACGACTTCGGCCTCTACGGCACTCTGGCCGTGATCATCTCCCGGCAGTTCTTCCCGGAGGGCAACGCGACCGCCGCGCTGCTGTCGACCTACGCGGGCGTGGTGCTGTCCTACGCGCTGCGGCCGCTGGCGGCGATCGTGCTGGGACCGCTGGCCGACCTCAAGGGCCGCCGGTTCGTGCTGCTGCTGACGATCGCGGTGATGAGCGTCGGCACCGCCGGCATCGGGCTGCTGCCGACCTACGCGGCGATCGGGATCGCGGCGCCGATGATCCTGTTGTTCTGCCGGGTCCTGCAGGGCATCGGGGCCAGCGTGGAGTACACCACGGCCGCCAACTTCATCTTCGAGCACGAGCGCGGCAACCGGCGCAACTACCTCGCCGGGCTGTCCGTGGCGTCCACTTCGGTCGGTCCGCTGCTCGCCACCCTGGTGTCCTACCTGGTGATCTCCGTGATGCCGGCGCAGGCGTTCAACGACTGGGGCTGGCGCATCCCGTTCCTGCTGTCGATCCCGATGGCGCTGGTCGGCATCTACATCCGCCGTCACGTCGAGGAAACCCCGCAGTTCAAGGAAATGGCCGAACTGGCCGAGCGCAGCAAGGTCAAGCAGACCCCGTTCCGCACCGCCGTGCGCGAGCACTGGGGCGCGATGCTGCGCGCGATCGGCCTCGGCGCCGGGCAGCGCGTCGGCTCGTTCGTCATCCAGGCCTACTTCGTCACCGCGATGGTCAAGGCGGGGTTCGCCGAGAACAACGCGCTGCTCGCCTCCCTGCTGACCTACGCGATCGGTCCGATCCCAGCGATCTGGGGTGGCAAGCTCGCCGACAAGCACGGCGCGCGGATCCCGCTCGTGGTCGGCTACGGCCTGTTCGTCGTGCTGACCGTGCCGACGTTCCTCGCCATCGGGTCCGGCTCGCTGTGGCTGGCGGTCGTCGCGGTGGTCGCGTTCACCTTCATCAACAACTTCGTCGGTGCGCCGCTGACCACGGCCTACGTGATGAGCTTCCCG carries:
- a CDS encoding MFS transporter, whose protein sequence is MTDHDTRASAPASTDLRSRRKVLMSAMLGNVVEYYDFGLYGTLAVIISRQFFPEGNATAALLSTYAGVVLSYALRPLAAIVLGPLADLKGRRFVLLLTIAVMSVGTAGIGLLPTYAAIGIAAPMILLFCRVLQGIGASVEYTTAANFIFEHERGNRRNYLAGLSVASTSVGPLLATLVSYLVISVMPAQAFNDWGWRIPFLLSIPMALVGIYIRRHVEETPQFKEMAELAERSKVKQTPFRTAVREHWGAMLRAIGLGAGQRVGSFVIQAYFVTAMVKAGFAENNALLASLLTYAIGPIPAIWGGKLADKHGARIPLVVGYGLFVVLTVPTFLAIGSGSLWLAVVAVVAFTFINNFVGAPLTTAYVMSFPAEVRASASALNYNIGTTALGSTAGLIAVWLFDLTGTNAAFGWYMTAICAVSILVALFAMPAAVDEQRRKSLAES